The sequence aggctcctgtttgttaaatgaataaattgttaaattgccaatacgggctctagtttcccggcgcagcgcggggtggcgcagtgaggcgaaccccgcgcagggctagtttcgaccggcgaaacgggagaggcggacagtttccaagtttcacAGACCGAgatgcgccgagatgggagtggcggcgcagcggggggaggtgccgacagattcagcttggcgcagtgacagtttcgtgccaaaaggcttcgccgaggtgcgccaaaagctcgccatctgaaaccacgtctactttcagcgcaaggcggagcggagccggcgcagtggaagtttggctgactggcgcacatcaccaaaacctcacaatcagcacaaatggtgccaatctcctttgatctgacatcagttgtgacgggacagttgatatggagataccgtattgatctgaatataagacgatattttttccattgaaaatgcccggaaaaaacgccctcgtcttatattgggggtctaagcaaatacacatgtattgtacttgcatatgttctgtgcttgaatacagcacactttccccgctctggcacggttggaaggggtgtgctccagcacggtacgggcgttcatgcacgagcacatgcacggtcacgcagcgcgcgaacgtggatacaacgtaaatcatgcaactttcctcctgcctccgcaaaatcaattaatgcgcagcgcgattaccagcgaatggccacgtcgcgcaatcaataatcaaccatgttgtctgtgtcgctgtccatggtgctgctgcaaccgtgtataaacaaaagctgattaatgatgaaaggtatatatggcagtctgtgtgcgagCGACCGAGGCACCAGCCGGTATCAGGTGGGCtggccggtgtgcgccgccacccggttgaatgtagcagccagctgacatgccgctccggctgtcagttggacgctctctgaagttacctccgaaactgtcgaggtaaataaacatcccttaaccctggccatgagtgcaatgtgagacggtggcggtctcagaaagaagagctaaaaaatgcccacagccagagaagggctttttgtggtccacaaactggtcgattcaacgagattgacaggagggtgtgcgattttgtgaatgagaaatgtagtgaaggactgcccgttacgagggctgtgatgcagcaaaaagcacttgaagctgccacagagctcaacatagcccgcactgagtttaaagctagcatgggctggtgttgcagaatgcagtggcggatttaagaaatttggggcccaaggcaaaggcaggcatggggccctctgagatgagaggacaacacacaaaacaggggccccgagacacacataatacgataagcattctgctggcattttagcgaaagtattttaatcaaaaacataattaatgtgcgcaaataagtaataactgtattaaccataagtgtatgaggagttttatggggccctcaggaacttggggccctaggcaaccgcctagttttgcctaatggtaagtccgctcctggcagaatgtccatataaaaagtatttttccaaaaaagggtcttgaaaaagaggggtcgtcttaaaatcagggtcgtcttttattcgggtcaatacggtatatgtatgtgctgattgtgatcgtagcattgaatagtgtttttttcggtatttattgcattgttcatgtgtctgacattccggaagcctgcctgtgaggttttggtgacgtgtccgcactgctcgccggtctccgctccgcgcgggtctcctgagctccgctccgcctgcggcaatagacctccttgtcagctgtgtaaactttcattacgccttcacgcagcgcattttaaaggcgaggacaggggctcatttgattggttaaatgtgaatcggctgtgtcaaacccactccacgccttctctcctcccctccgccggtaggagggacggcggagtacttgcgccaccgagaacggcatgccaaacttggaaaatccacctggccacacccagttggcgaagcgcatctgcgctacgcccctgcctcgccaggtctgcgaaactagaggcCTAcgtcttgtttcttcaaacctcaatcatccaatccaccaaacaccaaacaagagtcaaCGGCACAATCAGCTTTTTGGCTTTGGCAGAggagatttggcaaatttttcatgggcgcaacccacatcctcagctctgctgctcatcccacaaatgcatgttcctcacaaatgtggcaccatttcaaagggaaataaagaggctttccaacagtataagatttattgccaagaagcattgttacaacaaagaaataatctaccaaacacaaatttccttactttttgtgcgatgtttaAATGGATCAGCCCTTCTTTGGACCTGTCATACAGTGACGTGTACCTCATCTTTGACAGATACTATCAATACAGTATCAAGTCAGTCACTAGAGATGTCAGGGAGATAGGGGTCAGCAAGCATAGCATTGCACAAACTCCATTCACACTGACCAAGGCACCCATACACACCACACTAACTAGGTTAGATAGGATTTAGATTGggtttattttataaataatgTCCTGTAAACTTGGTTctcatctctgtctgtgcttctgGGACCTCAGTCACATTTTGGCTGGGTTGTATCATTGGGCCACAATAGTAGATGTACATGCTGTACATGACAACTTccatataaacataaaaaaaaaaaaaaaaaaaaattacatagcagatttgatgtatttgacttgattattgtgcataaaatgtcataaatcttaattttatggtattttggtgttttgggcATGAAGGGgttaatatctaaaaatgcCCCAATCTAAAATCAAATACATTGTACATATCCACTGTAATGTATAAGCATTGTAGAAAGCATATTTGATGCATCTAGATCAAGTATTTTGAATTAAACACCATAAATCTCTATTTTTCTGGGATTTTAGTGTTTCGGGCATTAAGGGGTTAATAACTAAAAATGCTCAAGGGATATCACTCGGCACCTTCTTGAATTCTTAAGAGGAGACCCCAAGCTACAagaatcagctgagaaaaaaacttttaccgACGCAACAAGGTCCACCCCCCCGGCTCCCGGACTAGATGACCGTTCAATGTCCATTCAGAAAAAGTTCCACTTGGTTGAACCAAGCAAGAGAGATAAGGACAGGAACATAACAGGAAACAAGGACACTGGAATAATAACACTGCATGATCTATAAACCTGGAGTGAGGAGGGGTAATGCTGCGTGCCCTTGTTGGATTCCAAGATTTACATTAACCAGAGGTTTGTATAAATTGGGTCTTACCTTAAGCTCTTTGAAGAAGATGCATCTGCGAGCCCATTCCACAATAGAGAAGAGCATCTGGTCAGCCATGCGGCACATGAAGCTGAAAGCAGTCGGCTTCCCCTGCTTCTCCCAGCTGCTCTGTTCCCGCTGGAGGTGGGCAGCAATGTTCCTCTGCATCTGAAGCTCATCTGGATCACAGCGCAGGAACTCCATCACTAGCTGAGGCATCCTGGGAACTTGTGGAGAAAAAGTTTCCTCCTGAAGCTCTTCTGAGTAGGCATGGTCCCCCAAAACAGAGGCTTGTGAACTCATATGGATGTCCGTGTGTTCTGACTTGATGGCCGGATTGGAGGAGGTGTACTGACGCTGGGTAGATATAGATGGGTTGGAGGGTGTTGATGTGCCCAGTGATGGCAGCCCGTAGCAGTTGTGGTTATAGTGTGTTGTGGGTACAAGTGTTGTTTGAATGATGGGAACTGGGTAGAGACCGGGGAAGCTGCCAGTAAAAGCAGAGTCTGTCTGATTTGAGGAGACAAGAGATGCGGCGGCCTCTGTTTTGAATCCATTTGCTCGCATCAAAGCCCTTTTCTGCTGCTTGAGGGCACGGTCACGCTTGTACATGGGGCCAAATTTGTTCCTGCCGCCTCGCATCCGATCTGCTCGAACAGCTGGCAAGAAAAGTTCAGGGAATTAGTGGTGTTTGTCTTACCTTCCAGGCATGGTGGCAAATAAAGTCTTTGGTCTGATCTGACCTTAAAATATATCACTTTAAGAGTTATGAATATAGTTTACTTGTAAGGTTTAAAACCAGCAATGCCTTCAACGGTGTGTGGATCACTGTGATAGACGGCTGGATACAGCAGTTATAGTTCcaaccatctaacttctccctTTCAATTCCAAGACATGCATTTCAAATAttcatgatacactgtgtaaataacacagctgcaagtttgtttgttttttcactttgacagagctaggctaaggaatctcatagacttcaagtctttatgctaaggtaacatgaaatgctatccataggaactgaaccactggacgtacagaggtgaaaatggtattgaacatcttgtctcagtctaggtaagtcagaaaaaagtAGTTTGCCAGAAAtcttggagtattcctttaagatgtgctaatcagtgaaatcttctgatgcagtgtttgtttggaatgaaaacctgcagactctcagcccTCTGTGGCACATCATTGCCTATCCCTGGCTTTTACAGTGTATATGCTTTGCAGCAAACCACTTTCTTAGTAGCATTGGTTCAACTTAATTGTAGAAGAATATTAAAAAGTAAGTAAGGCAAAGTTGGTTTAATgactctgcagttactgagactgctgactcagtaactgcagagctccaaaccccctctggcattaacatcaacacaaaaactgtgcaccgGAAGTTTCATGGCATGGgcttccatggctgagcagctgcatgcaagccttacatcaccaagcacaacgtGAAGGGCCTTGGCCTTGGCCCCTTAATTCCGGCGAAGGGAAATCTTGGAaatctctgcttccaactttgtgggagcAGTTTGgaaaggcccttttctgttccaccatgactgagccccagtgcacaaagcaagctccataaaggcatggttgggtgagtttggtgtggaagaacttgattggcccacacagagccctgacctcaaccccatccaacacttttgggatgaactagaacagagattgtgagacAGACCcacttgtccaacatcagtgtctgacctcacaaatgctcttctggatgaaggTACAAAacttcccacagacacacagacacacactccaaaatcttgtagaaagccttcctaagagagtggaagctgttatagctgcaccaactccatattaatgcctatggatctAGAATGGGATGGTATCAAAGCTCATGTTGGTGTAATGGCCCAATTCTTTTGTCcatgttgtgtgtatgcatacagaTAGAAAGAGCCCTAGCCTCTTCAGTTTGGTAGGCTATCAATATATTTTACGCAGAGCATGCATTTCGGTTTAATATAAATTTGTTGTTGACTATTTTGACTATTTTAACTTAGGCTTAACCTTTTTGCTTATACATCCATTTATTCCCAGTTCCCATTCCTGTAACTGCCTAATATATAATAGCTGTGCAGAAGCCCCTTAATGTTGAAGTAAATGCAGAGCCATGACCACAATTTAGGCAttaacaaacaatcaaacaagaGAAACTCAGTAATTACATGTATTTTGTTAGTATTACAAGGCAGGAGGACAGCTTGATTTACAATGGCAAATGCAGTGGTTTTAGGCGACTTCAACCTGAATAATGATTGTTAActaggttttgttttttctttcaataattattttatttagtatttaatGTAGCAGAATCTTAtttcttaaatcaagtctttttttttttttttttttttttttttttttttggtggtagTGGAGTAATATGCCCTAACAAGGCACTTAAACAAAGGAGAAAATTTCTCATTATGAACTATAGTACTGGTTTATAGAAATTAcctaaacaaatattaaaattaacCTGAATCCTTAGTTGCATTAATGTGGTATCAAACAATAAAAGTCAGGCTACAACTATTAGCCTATGAAATATGGCCATTTTTATCTAACCTTTATTTGACTCTCAGTGAGATTAAAAATCCCTTTTCCCAAGACAGACCGGGCCACGAGTGCAGCGCAAAAGTTTGGACAACATGCAGAGATGGACcttcaaacaaaacagctggCGCAAATTTctggaaataataatataaaaaagtgACGCCCAACTTTTGAGAGAAAAGACAGTGATcgacgtaaaaaaaaaaaaaaaatcagtatgtACTATGTTTTTTGTTCACATGTTCAacggaaaaacaaaattaaaaaagtaagataaaaaaaagtaaagtacagCAGTGAGTGAGCTCATTTTCTGATCCCTGCTATTTATGATTAAAGCAAAAGCTATTTACAATTTTGCTCTATGACACCTGTTTGAGAGTAGTTATTTATGAACTGTGCTGTACAGACACACGCAAAAAGAgttgattatttattatctgaCAAATTATTATGacaaattattcattttctgtaaacGAGCAGCATTTTGTCTAGGCCTACTCATATTTTCATAAGTCACAGCCATCACCGTGTGGAAAAAGGCATTTCccgatgtttttattttcatgtaggCTAAGCGTTTCCTTCCAGCCAACCATCTGGCACAGTGTAAAATAATAACACTCTAAAACAATAACTAtattccattaaaaaaacaacaacaaaaaaaaacaaactccctTTTACCTTCCAGTCGCATCCCAACGATGAGGCATTTCTGAAATCTGCAGGAGGGACACCGCTTCCTGTGGGTTTTATCGATTTTGCAATCCTGGTTTTCTGcgcaaatatattttttgttgttttgaacaGTTCTTTTGAAAAAACCCTGTGTGTTCAAGCAGAGGAGAACAATATTGCAATGTTAGGCTATGTGGTTTGAAATATATTGGTCCTTCGTCGAAACCAAGGATATCGAAAAGAGattaaaatattataattaaaaaaaaaaaaaaaaatgcaaataatccTACAGCAGAAAGTAATCCTAGACAACAGttattttaaggggaaaatcCCTTCGTACCTTACAGCTTTCACAAGTCAATAACCCATAGTGGTACCCGGATACTTTATCTCCACAAACTGGACAGAGCTCCTCCAAATCCACTTCACATCTGTACTCCATTCCGGAAAAAACACCTGGAAAGAGCATAAAGGCCAGGCTGGATTCATTCAAAGAAATCTTAAAGtgtcaaataaaattcaatGGTATTCATATTAATTACATCAGAATATGCCAAGATAAGGCTAGGAGCGTTTCCTGGCCCAGAAAAGTAAGAACTGACAAAAACTGATCAATGAATAAATTACGACTTTATtcaacttgtttctttttaatttaacatttttgcgTGAATATTTGGgaaattttcttgtaatattcaGACTTCTGTCAcacttattttttaataatgcacACAATAATAATGCACACTTCAAAAAaattgttccttttttttttttttttttttttttatttttatgtccttTCTTGCTAAGCTGctcctcaccccccaccccgaaGAAAATCAAGTGATTTTGCTCAGTTTCCACAGGGTAAGAAGCTTATGACCGGCATGTCAGAGGGTTTAAAGAGTCCCATCAAAATTTCAAGCAAAGTGGATTGTGAGAAATAAAGTTCTGCCTGAACCTACAGCTACTTGTCTCTTGGGCTTAGAAGAAGCCTATACTTTTCTATTGTTGTGGAGAAATCCATAATAAATTTGCACACGTACATATGAATTGGTCTCTGTGGGAAAGCCGTAACACATACAGAGTGTGACTGAATGTCCTACCTGGATCAATGTTTTGGCCCTGTGGTGGATGCTGTAGTCCTCGGTGTCTGGTTGGATATGGATCCATACAAACTGGGAGTTACAGGCGCACATTAAACTCTTAGgggtgttgctgctgatgtgacagggacagcagcagcagctgctggtggtcTCCTTAACCTGTGTAGGAGGTGCAGACCAGGGGGCATGGGGGGCTGGAGCTGCACCAACCTGGGCATCAGCTGGGTGTGACAAGGTGTGTCACTCTCCATAACTTATCCTCACTGAGATCAATTTAAATCTTGTTATCatggagaggaaagggaaagaaaatcaCTATCTTACTGGAAGCCATatacataaaacacagcagagaggatgAATGCCCAAAGCCAGTAATTTGTTGATTTATGACTGGTGATTTGTCACCTGTTTGTCCCCCAAACAATAGACCCCACCAGCATGTAAACAATATATTTGCACTTAGTGCTTCAGTTCAGTCCTGCTACATCAGCCTCCAGTCAGCGTCGCAGCAGAGAGCTCAGAGTGCTCATGTTTTTACAGCACAGCCAGTGAATATATGCCAGTGACATTAATATATATGAGCCTTTTAGTAAGGCAGAGTTGACTATGGCCTGTAGATGAATCAGATGATGGGGttgattattgttattgtacttgagcttgttattattgttgtccgttgctgttgctgttgctgttgctgctgctgttgctgttgttgtttttgtatattgttgttgttgctgctgctgttgttgttgttttgttgctgtttctgttgttcttatgatggtgatgattattactgttgttgttgcaatcattattattgttgtcgtgggtgttgatgatgatgacaataatattagtagtagtagcactagtagtagtagttacaGTCgttaactactactactactacagtcGTTAGTGGGTTTTGGGGTTTTACAGCTTTTATACAGTCTTCAATCAATGATTGGGTCAGCCACTCCCCAAAGCATCACACCAGCTTGTGGTGCAGGAGATATATGTGGAGATATGTGGTGAATATTCACACATTTGGTTTTAATAATACACACGTAATGAATTGTGAACAGAGTGCTGACGTGTTCATTCAGAAAAGCATTTAAGATTCATTTTGTAGTACTAACAATCATTTTGTAGTACTGCTCAAAGTGGAGCAGCTCCTAGTAAAACAGATAGGCACAgaaatgtacattttgcagtaaatcacaaacacattttgcaccACCAGTAGGCCACTTTATTGTATAAGGAGTGATAGAGCGCCCTCTAGTGCTGCTCATGCCCAGAGGAGGCAGGTGATGAGGAGGTGAAAGAGATGCGACAAAAAGAAGTAAACCTGCCAATGGAATATGAGTTTTCCAAAATCAAGGGAAAAGTAATAGCAAAACATAATGAAAGCACATTGAACCACCTGAGCAGTAGCAGTGAGATATTTCAGCATCCGTgaaggtgttgtgtgtgtgaatttgttaTTCCAGAGTGTTTCAGTGAGGGACATTTTATCAGACTTCATAAACTCCCTCTACCTCCCCTCAgagtctcagtgtgtgtgtgtgtgtgtgtgtgtgtgtgtgtgtgtgtgtgtgtgtgtgtatgtgtgtgtgtgtgtgtgtgtgtgtgtgtgtgtgtgtgtgtgtgtgtgtgtgtgtgtgtgtgtgcagggtcgAACTGGGAGACTTTTTCAGGCCATGAATCAGTCATAATCAGGCCTCATAATCttcctcatgaagctcatcgagagaatgccaagagtgtgcaaagcagtaatcagagcaaagggtggctattttgaagaatctcaaatataaaacatgttttgagttatttcacacttttttgtttactacataattccatgtgtgttcattcatagttttgattccttcagtgagaatctacaatgtaaatagtcatgaaaataaagaaaaaacattgaatgagaaggtgtgtccaaacctttGACTGGAAGTGTATATTCGCATACATGCAGGCACGTGCTActtatacaaggatacaaggatacaaggaagtttatttgtcattatacaacaggttgaataatgaaattaaagtgtggttccctcttgattgattaattgattgtatagaaaataaaattattataggTTTCATAGttatgtttactgttttccatAGCCTGTGCAAGAAGAATCGCTTGCTGCCGATTGTTGCAATGGACACCAGCTTACACATATCCGCTGACATATAGGTTGCTCACTGCAAGGAAGACATGCTTCTGCTTAGGACCTAAATTatgtgatttttgttatttgttattattttgttattacgaaactggcacacatgaggaccgacccaggaaaggaagaccaagagtcacctctgcttctgaggacaagttcatccgagtcaccagcctcagaaatcacaagttaacagcagctcagatcagagaccagataaatgccacacagagttctagcagcagacccatctctagaacaactgttaagaggagactgcgccaatcaggccttcatggtcaaatagctgctaggaaaccactgctaaggagaggcaacaagcagaagagatttgtttggaccaagaaacacaaggaatggacattagaccagtggaaatctgtgctttggtctgatgagtccaaatttgaaaTCTCTGGCTCCAATCcgttgtgtctttgtgagacgcagaaaaggtgaacggatggattccacatgcctggttcccactgtgaagcatggaggaggaggtgtgatggtgtgggggtgttttgctggtgacactgttggggatttattcaaaattgaaggcacactgaaccagcatggctaccacagcatcctgcagcgacatgccatcccatccggttggCATTTAGTTGgaacatcatttatttttcaacaggacaatgaccccaaacacacctccaggctgtgtaag comes from Myripristis murdjan chromosome 12, fMyrMur1.1, whole genome shotgun sequence and encodes:
- the nr5a1b gene encoding steroidogenic factor 1b, which encodes MEYRCEVDLEELCPVCGDKVSGYHYGLLTCESCKGFFKRTVQNNKKYICAENQDCKIDKTHRKRCPSCRFQKCLIVGMRLEAVRADRMRGGRNKFGPMYKRDRALKQQKRALMRANGFKTEAAASLVSSNQTDSAFTGSFPGLYPVPIIQTTLVPTTHYNHNCYGLPSLGTSTPSNPSISTQRQYTSSNPAIKSEHTDIHMSSQASVLGDHAYSEELQEETFSPQVPRMPQLVMEFLRCDPDELQMQRNIAAHLQREQSSWEKQGKPTAFSFMCRMADQMLFSIVEWARRCIFFKELKVSDQMKLLHNCWSELLVLDILFRQVQHGKRSSVLLVTGQEVELSAVASYADPTLAHLVQRGQELLEKLHGLQVDRQEVVCIKFLILFNPDVKPLESQPFVESVQEQVQGALLEYTLCTYPQYLDRFGHLLLCLSELRSLSTLAEDYLCCKHLSGEVPCNNLLIEMLHAKLACM